Proteins from one Meriones unguiculatus strain TT.TT164.6M chromosome 10, Bangor_MerUng_6.1, whole genome shotgun sequence genomic window:
- the Rfx1 gene encoding MHC class II regulatory factor RFX1 isoform X4: MATQSYVAELQAAPQATQPTQAPPQALSQPPPPAAPQPPAAATPQPQYVTELQSPQPQTQPPGSQKQYVAELPAAPAPSQPATPAPSPVAQQYIVVTVSEGAMRASETVSEASPSSTASQTGVPTQVVQQVQGTQQRLLVQASVQAKPGHVSPLQLTNIQVPQQALPTQHLVVQSTAPGTKGGQVSLTVHSAQQVHSAPERSPVQANNSTSKTPGAPAGTVQQLQVHNVQQSVPVTQERSVVQATPQTKAGPVQQLAVQGLQPVHVAQEVQQLQQVPVPHVYSSQVQYVEGGDASYTASAIRSSTYPYPETPIYTQPAGTSYYEASGTAAQVSSPATSQTVASSGSVPMYVSGSPIVASSSSSEAGASNSSVGAGASGGGGGSGGGSGGGGSGAGTYVIQGGYMLGNASQSYSHTTRASPATVQWLLDNYETAEGVSLPRSTLYCHYLLHCQEQKLEPVNAASFGKLIRSVFMGLRTRRLGTRGNSKYHYYGLRIKASSPLLRLMEDQQHMAMRGQPFSQKQRLKPIQKMEGVANGVAVGQQSTGLSDISAQVQQYQQFLDASRSLPDFAELDLQGKALPEGIGPGDVKAFQVLYREHCEAIVDVMINLQFTLVETLWKTFWRYNLSQPNEAPPLAVHDEAEKRLPRASLVLLSKFQPVLQWTKHCDNVLYQGLVDILIPDVLRPIPSALTQAIRNFAKSLESWLTHAMVNIPEEMLRVKVAAAGAFAQTLRRYTSLNHLAQAARAVLQNTAQINQMLSDLNRVDFANVQEQASWVCRCEDRVVQRLEQDFKVTLQQQNSLEQWAAWLDGVVSQVLKPYQGSSGFPKAAKLFLLKWSFYSSMVIRDLTLRSAASFGSFHLIRLLYDEYMYYLIEHRVAQARGETPIAVMGEFANLATALNPLDPDKDEEEEEEEESEDELPQDISLAAGSESPALGPEALEPPAKLARTDTRSLFVQALPSS, encoded by the exons ATGGCAACACAGTCCTATGTTGCTGAGCTACAGGCAGCCCCACAAGCTACCCAGCCGACACAGGCCCCGCCCCAGGCCCTGTCCCAGCCACCACCCCCAGCAGCACCCCAGCCTCCTGCTGCAGCAACCCCCCAGCCCCAGTATGTCACCGAGCTGCAGAGCCCCCAGCCCCAGACGCAGCCCCCGGGCAGCCAGAAGCAGTATGTGGCAGAGCTCCCGGCTGCCCCTGCGCCCTCACAGCCTGCCACTCCTGCCCCATCCCCTGTGGCTCAGCAGTATATCGTGGTTACTGTCTCAG AAGGTGCCATGCGGGCTAGTGAGACTGTGTCAGAGGCCAGCCCCAGTTCCACGGCCAGCCAGACCGGTGTCCCCACCCAGGTTGTACAGCAGGTGCAGGGCACCCAGCAG CGGCTGTTGGTCCAGGCAAGTGTGCAGGCCAAGCCAGGCCATGTGTCACCCCTGCAGCTTACCAACATCCAGGTGCCACAGCAG GCTCTCCCCACACAGCACCTGGTGGTGCAGAGCACAGCGCCAGGCACCAAGGGTGGCCAGGTCTCCCTCACGGTGCACAGCGCCCAGCAGGTGCACTCTGCTCCTGAG AGGTCACCAGTGCAGGCCAACAATTCCACCAGCAAGACACCTGGGGCTCCTGCAGGCACTGTGCAGCAACTACAGGTCCACAATGTCCAGCAGAGTGTCCCTGTCACCCAAGAG AGGTCAGTAGTCCAGGCCACTCCACAGACCAAAGCTGGCCCCGTGCAGCAGCTGGCCGTGCAGGGACTGCAGCCAGTTCACGTTGCTCAAGAG GTACAGCAGCTCCAGCAGGTGCCTGTCCCACATGTGTACTCCAGCCAGGTGCAGTACGTGGAGGGTGGCGATGCGAGCTACACAGCCAGTGCCAT CCGCTCTAGCACCTACCCCTACCCTGAGACGCCGATCTACACACAGCCAGCGGGTACCAGCTACTATGAGGCTTCAGGCACAGCTGCCCAGGTCAGCTCGCCGGCTACTTCCCAGACTGTGGCCAGCAGCGGCTCAGTGCCTATGTATGTGTCCGGGAGCCCGATTGTCGCCAGCTCCTCCAGCAGCGAGGCCGGGGCCAGCAACAGCAGCGTGGGTGCAGGGGCCAGCGGGGGAGGCGGCGGCAGTGGCGGCGGCAGTGGCGGCGGCGGCAGTGGAGCAGGCACCTACGTGATCCAAGGTGGCTACATGCTAGGCAACGCCAGCCAGTCTTACTCCCACACCACCCGTGCCTCACCAGCCACA GTGCAGTGGCTCCTGGATAACTACGAGACCGCCGAGGGCGTGAGCCTGCCGCGCAGCACCCTCTACTGCCACTACCTGCTGCACTGCCAGGAGCAGAAGCTGGAGCCGGTTAATGCAGCCTCGTTCGGCAAGCTTATCCGCTCGGTATTCATGGGTCTGCGCACGCGCCGTCTGGGCACCAG GGGCAACTCTAAATACCACTATTATGGTCTTCGGATCAAAGCCAGCTCACCCCTGCTGCGGCTGATGGAGGACCAGCAGCACATGGCCATGAGAGGCCAGCCATTCTCCCAGAAACAGAG GCTCAAGCCCATCCAGAAGATGGAGGGCGTGGCCAACGGTGTTGCCGTGGGGCAGCAGAGCACAGGGCTGTCAGACATCAGCGCCCAGGTGCAGCAGTACCAGCAGTTCCTGG ATGCTTCCAGGAGCCTCCCTGATTTCGCTGAGCTGGACCTCCAGGGCAAAGCGCTACCTGAGGGCATCGGCCCTGGGGATGTTAAGGCCTTCCAGGTCCTGTATCGGGAGCACTGTGAG GCCATTGTGGATGTCATGATAAACCTCCAGTTCACACTGGTGGAAACGCTGTGGAAGACCTTTTGGAGATATAACCTTAGCCAACCTAATGAGGCACCGCCACTGGCCGT GCATGATGAGGCAGAGAAGCGGCTGCCCAGGGCCAGTCTGGTGCTCCTGTCCAAGTTCCAGCCCGTGCTGCAGTGGACCAAGCACTGTGACAACGTGCTGTACCAGGGCCTGGTGGACATCCTCATCCCTGATGTGCTGCGGCCCATCCCCA GTGCCTTGACCCAAGCAATCCGGAACTTTGCCAAgagcctggagagctggctcaccCATGCCATGGTGAACATCCCTGAGGAGATGCTTCGGGTGAAG GTGGCAGCAGCTGGCGCCTTTGCACAGACGCTGCGGCGCTACACGTCGCTCAACCACCTGGCGCAGGCTGCGCGGGCCGTGCTGCAGAACACGGCCCAGATCAACCAGATGCTGAGTGACCTCAATCGAGTGGACTTTGCAAATGTGCAG GAGCAGGCCTCGTGGGTGTGCCGCTGCGAGGACCGTGTGGTGCAGCGTCTGGAGCAGGACTTCAAGGTGACGCTGCAGCAGCAGAACTCACTGGAGCAGTGGGCGGCCTGGCTGGATGGCGTCGTGAGCCAGGTGCTCAAGCCTTACCAGGGCAGTTCCGGCTTTCCCAAGGCGGCCAAGCTCTTCCTCCTCAAGTGGTCCTTCTACAG CTCCATGGTAATCCGGGACCTGACCCTGCGCAGTGCTGCCAGCTTCGGCTCCTTCCACCTCATCCGGCTGCTGTATGACGAGTACATGTACTACCTGATCGAGCATCGCGTAGCCCAGGCCAGGGGCGAGACACCGATCGCAGTCATGGGAGAGTTTGCAAACTTGGCCACTGCGCTGAATCCCTTGGACCCCGACAAAG acgaggaagaggaggaggaggaagagagtgaggaCGAGCTGCCACAAGACATCTCGCTGGCGGCTGGCAGTGAGTCCCCCGCGCTGGGCCCCGAAGCTCTGGAGCCACCTGCAAAGCTGGCGCGGACTGACACACGTAGCCTCTTCGTGCAGGCCCTGCCCTCCAGCTAA
- the Rfx1 gene encoding MHC class II regulatory factor RFX1 isoform X2, translating into MATQSYVAELQAAPQATQPTQAPPQALSQPPPPAAPQPPAAATPQPQYVTELQSPQPQTQPPGSQKQYVAELPAAPAPSQPATPAPSPVAQQYIVVTVSEGAMRASETVSEASPSSTASQTGVPTQVVQQVQGTQQRLLVQASVQAKPGHVSPLQLTNIQVPQQALPTQHLVVQSTAPGTKGGQVSLTVHSAQQVHSAPERSPVQANNSTSKTPGAPAGTVQQLQVHNVQQSVPVTQERSVVQATPQTKAGPVQQLAVQGLQPVHVAQERSGSQFPARKAEQRETRPTPPPEPPPRPPGPGPACCGEASQLGSEQPPPHYEPGVEQWVELVGVLPPHLLLPQQRVVFEPLPGLSARASPDLRVRSHRMPQVQQLQQVPVPHVYSSQVQYVEGGDASYTASAIRSSTYPYPETPIYTQPAGTSYYEASGTAAQVSSPATSQTVASSGSVPMYVSGSPIVASSSSSEAGASNSSVGAGASGGGGGSGGGSGGGGSGAGTYVIQGGYMLGNASQSYSHTTRASPATVQWLLDNYETAEGVSLPRSTLYCHYLLHCQEQKLEPVNAASFGKLIRSVFMGLRTRRLGTRGNSKYHYYGLRIKASSPLLRLMEDQQHMAMRGQPFSQKQRLKPIQKMEGVANGVAVGQQSTGLSDISAQVQQYQQFLDASRSLPDFAELDLQGKALPEGIGPGDVKAFQVLYREHCEAIVDVMINLQFTLVETLWKTFWRYNLSQPNEAPPLAVHDEAEKRLPRASLVLLSKFQPVLQWTKHCDNVLYQGLVDILIPDVLRPIPSALTQAIRNFAKSLESWLTHAMVNIPEEMLRVKVAAAGAFAQTLRRYTSLNHLAQAARAVLQNTAQINQMLSDLNRVDFANVQEQASWVCRCEDRVVQRLEQDFKVTLQQQNSLEQWAAWLDGVVSQVLKPYQGSSGFPKAAKLFLLKWSFYSSMVIRDLTLRSAASFGSFHLIRLLYDEYMYYLIEHRVAQARGETPIAVMGEFANLATALNPLDPDKDEEEEEEEESEDELPQDISLAAGSESPALGPEALEPPAKLARTDTRSLFVQALPSS; encoded by the exons ATGGCAACACAGTCCTATGTTGCTGAGCTACAGGCAGCCCCACAAGCTACCCAGCCGACACAGGCCCCGCCCCAGGCCCTGTCCCAGCCACCACCCCCAGCAGCACCCCAGCCTCCTGCTGCAGCAACCCCCCAGCCCCAGTATGTCACCGAGCTGCAGAGCCCCCAGCCCCAGACGCAGCCCCCGGGCAGCCAGAAGCAGTATGTGGCAGAGCTCCCGGCTGCCCCTGCGCCCTCACAGCCTGCCACTCCTGCCCCATCCCCTGTGGCTCAGCAGTATATCGTGGTTACTGTCTCAG AAGGTGCCATGCGGGCTAGTGAGACTGTGTCAGAGGCCAGCCCCAGTTCCACGGCCAGCCAGACCGGTGTCCCCACCCAGGTTGTACAGCAGGTGCAGGGCACCCAGCAG CGGCTGTTGGTCCAGGCAAGTGTGCAGGCCAAGCCAGGCCATGTGTCACCCCTGCAGCTTACCAACATCCAGGTGCCACAGCAG GCTCTCCCCACACAGCACCTGGTGGTGCAGAGCACAGCGCCAGGCACCAAGGGTGGCCAGGTCTCCCTCACGGTGCACAGCGCCCAGCAGGTGCACTCTGCTCCTGAG AGGTCACCAGTGCAGGCCAACAATTCCACCAGCAAGACACCTGGGGCTCCTGCAGGCACTGTGCAGCAACTACAGGTCCACAATGTCCAGCAGAGTGTCCCTGTCACCCAAGAG AGGTCAGTAGTCCAGGCCACTCCACAGACCAAAGCTGGCCCCGTGCAGCAGCTGGCCGTGCAGGGACTGCAGCCAGTTCACGTTGCTCAAGAG AGATCAGGCAGTCAGTTTCCCGCTAGGAAGGCAGAGCAGCGAGAAACACGGCCCACACCGCCGCCGGAGCCGCCGCCCCGGCCTCCCGGGCCTGGGCCAGCGTGCTGTGGCGAGGCCTCGCAGCTAGGCAGCGAGCAGCCGCCGCCCCATTACGAGCCGGGTGTGGAGCAGTGGGTGGAGCTGGTGGGCGTGCTGCCCCCACACCTGCTCCTGCCGCAGCAGAGGGTGGTCTTCGAGCCACTGCCGGGGCTCTCGGCCCGAGCCAGCCCCGACCTGAGAGTCAGGAGCCACAGAATGCCCCAG GTACAGCAGCTCCAGCAGGTGCCTGTCCCACATGTGTACTCCAGCCAGGTGCAGTACGTGGAGGGTGGCGATGCGAGCTACACAGCCAGTGCCAT CCGCTCTAGCACCTACCCCTACCCTGAGACGCCGATCTACACACAGCCAGCGGGTACCAGCTACTATGAGGCTTCAGGCACAGCTGCCCAGGTCAGCTCGCCGGCTACTTCCCAGACTGTGGCCAGCAGCGGCTCAGTGCCTATGTATGTGTCCGGGAGCCCGATTGTCGCCAGCTCCTCCAGCAGCGAGGCCGGGGCCAGCAACAGCAGCGTGGGTGCAGGGGCCAGCGGGGGAGGCGGCGGCAGTGGCGGCGGCAGTGGCGGCGGCGGCAGTGGAGCAGGCACCTACGTGATCCAAGGTGGCTACATGCTAGGCAACGCCAGCCAGTCTTACTCCCACACCACCCGTGCCTCACCAGCCACA GTGCAGTGGCTCCTGGATAACTACGAGACCGCCGAGGGCGTGAGCCTGCCGCGCAGCACCCTCTACTGCCACTACCTGCTGCACTGCCAGGAGCAGAAGCTGGAGCCGGTTAATGCAGCCTCGTTCGGCAAGCTTATCCGCTCGGTATTCATGGGTCTGCGCACGCGCCGTCTGGGCACCAG GGGCAACTCTAAATACCACTATTATGGTCTTCGGATCAAAGCCAGCTCACCCCTGCTGCGGCTGATGGAGGACCAGCAGCACATGGCCATGAGAGGCCAGCCATTCTCCCAGAAACAGAG GCTCAAGCCCATCCAGAAGATGGAGGGCGTGGCCAACGGTGTTGCCGTGGGGCAGCAGAGCACAGGGCTGTCAGACATCAGCGCCCAGGTGCAGCAGTACCAGCAGTTCCTGG ATGCTTCCAGGAGCCTCCCTGATTTCGCTGAGCTGGACCTCCAGGGCAAAGCGCTACCTGAGGGCATCGGCCCTGGGGATGTTAAGGCCTTCCAGGTCCTGTATCGGGAGCACTGTGAG GCCATTGTGGATGTCATGATAAACCTCCAGTTCACACTGGTGGAAACGCTGTGGAAGACCTTTTGGAGATATAACCTTAGCCAACCTAATGAGGCACCGCCACTGGCCGT GCATGATGAGGCAGAGAAGCGGCTGCCCAGGGCCAGTCTGGTGCTCCTGTCCAAGTTCCAGCCCGTGCTGCAGTGGACCAAGCACTGTGACAACGTGCTGTACCAGGGCCTGGTGGACATCCTCATCCCTGATGTGCTGCGGCCCATCCCCA GTGCCTTGACCCAAGCAATCCGGAACTTTGCCAAgagcctggagagctggctcaccCATGCCATGGTGAACATCCCTGAGGAGATGCTTCGGGTGAAG GTGGCAGCAGCTGGCGCCTTTGCACAGACGCTGCGGCGCTACACGTCGCTCAACCACCTGGCGCAGGCTGCGCGGGCCGTGCTGCAGAACACGGCCCAGATCAACCAGATGCTGAGTGACCTCAATCGAGTGGACTTTGCAAATGTGCAG GAGCAGGCCTCGTGGGTGTGCCGCTGCGAGGACCGTGTGGTGCAGCGTCTGGAGCAGGACTTCAAGGTGACGCTGCAGCAGCAGAACTCACTGGAGCAGTGGGCGGCCTGGCTGGATGGCGTCGTGAGCCAGGTGCTCAAGCCTTACCAGGGCAGTTCCGGCTTTCCCAAGGCGGCCAAGCTCTTCCTCCTCAAGTGGTCCTTCTACAG CTCCATGGTAATCCGGGACCTGACCCTGCGCAGTGCTGCCAGCTTCGGCTCCTTCCACCTCATCCGGCTGCTGTATGACGAGTACATGTACTACCTGATCGAGCATCGCGTAGCCCAGGCCAGGGGCGAGACACCGATCGCAGTCATGGGAGAGTTTGCAAACTTGGCCACTGCGCTGAATCCCTTGGACCCCGACAAAG acgaggaagaggaggaggaggaagagagtgaggaCGAGCTGCCACAAGACATCTCGCTGGCGGCTGGCAGTGAGTCCCCCGCGCTGGGCCCCGAAGCTCTGGAGCCACCTGCAAAGCTGGCGCGGACTGACACACGTAGCCTCTTCGTGCAGGCCCTGCCCTCCAGCTAA
- the Rfx1 gene encoding MHC class II regulatory factor RFX1 isoform X1 encodes MATQSYVAELQAAPQATQPTQAPPQALSQPPPPAAPQPPAAATPQPQYVTELQSPQPQTQPPGSQKQYVAELPAAPAPSQPATPAPSPVAQQYIVVTVSEGAMRASETVSEASPSSTASQTGVPTQVVQQVQGTQQRLLVQASVQAKPGHVSPLQLTNIQVPQQALPTQHLVVQSTAPGTKGGQVSLTVHSAQQVHSAPERSPVQANNSTSKTPGAPAGTVQQLQVHNVQQSVPVTQERSVVQATPQTKAGPVQQLAVQGLQPVHVAQERSGSQFPARKAEQRETRPTPPPEPPPRPPGPGPACCGEASQLGSEQPPPHYEPGVEQWVELVGVLPPHLLLPQQRVVFEPLPGLSARASPDLRVRSHRMPQVLVFGTALKVQQLQQVPVPHVYSSQVQYVEGGDASYTASAIRSSTYPYPETPIYTQPAGTSYYEASGTAAQVSSPATSQTVASSGSVPMYVSGSPIVASSSSSEAGASNSSVGAGASGGGGGSGGGSGGGGSGAGTYVIQGGYMLGNASQSYSHTTRASPATVQWLLDNYETAEGVSLPRSTLYCHYLLHCQEQKLEPVNAASFGKLIRSVFMGLRTRRLGTRGNSKYHYYGLRIKASSPLLRLMEDQQHMAMRGQPFSQKQRLKPIQKMEGVANGVAVGQQSTGLSDISAQVQQYQQFLDASRSLPDFAELDLQGKALPEGIGPGDVKAFQVLYREHCEAIVDVMINLQFTLVETLWKTFWRYNLSQPNEAPPLAVHDEAEKRLPRASLVLLSKFQPVLQWTKHCDNVLYQGLVDILIPDVLRPIPSALTQAIRNFAKSLESWLTHAMVNIPEEMLRVKVAAAGAFAQTLRRYTSLNHLAQAARAVLQNTAQINQMLSDLNRVDFANVQEQASWVCRCEDRVVQRLEQDFKVTLQQQNSLEQWAAWLDGVVSQVLKPYQGSSGFPKAAKLFLLKWSFYSSMVIRDLTLRSAASFGSFHLIRLLYDEYMYYLIEHRVAQARGETPIAVMGEFANLATALNPLDPDKDEEEEEEEESEDELPQDISLAAGSESPALGPEALEPPAKLARTDTRSLFVQALPSS; translated from the exons ATGGCAACACAGTCCTATGTTGCTGAGCTACAGGCAGCCCCACAAGCTACCCAGCCGACACAGGCCCCGCCCCAGGCCCTGTCCCAGCCACCACCCCCAGCAGCACCCCAGCCTCCTGCTGCAGCAACCCCCCAGCCCCAGTATGTCACCGAGCTGCAGAGCCCCCAGCCCCAGACGCAGCCCCCGGGCAGCCAGAAGCAGTATGTGGCAGAGCTCCCGGCTGCCCCTGCGCCCTCACAGCCTGCCACTCCTGCCCCATCCCCTGTGGCTCAGCAGTATATCGTGGTTACTGTCTCAG AAGGTGCCATGCGGGCTAGTGAGACTGTGTCAGAGGCCAGCCCCAGTTCCACGGCCAGCCAGACCGGTGTCCCCACCCAGGTTGTACAGCAGGTGCAGGGCACCCAGCAG CGGCTGTTGGTCCAGGCAAGTGTGCAGGCCAAGCCAGGCCATGTGTCACCCCTGCAGCTTACCAACATCCAGGTGCCACAGCAG GCTCTCCCCACACAGCACCTGGTGGTGCAGAGCACAGCGCCAGGCACCAAGGGTGGCCAGGTCTCCCTCACGGTGCACAGCGCCCAGCAGGTGCACTCTGCTCCTGAG AGGTCACCAGTGCAGGCCAACAATTCCACCAGCAAGACACCTGGGGCTCCTGCAGGCACTGTGCAGCAACTACAGGTCCACAATGTCCAGCAGAGTGTCCCTGTCACCCAAGAG AGGTCAGTAGTCCAGGCCACTCCACAGACCAAAGCTGGCCCCGTGCAGCAGCTGGCCGTGCAGGGACTGCAGCCAGTTCACGTTGCTCAAGAG AGATCAGGCAGTCAGTTTCCCGCTAGGAAGGCAGAGCAGCGAGAAACACGGCCCACACCGCCGCCGGAGCCGCCGCCCCGGCCTCCCGGGCCTGGGCCAGCGTGCTGTGGCGAGGCCTCGCAGCTAGGCAGCGAGCAGCCGCCGCCCCATTACGAGCCGGGTGTGGAGCAGTGGGTGGAGCTGGTGGGCGTGCTGCCCCCACACCTGCTCCTGCCGCAGCAGAGGGTGGTCTTCGAGCCACTGCCGGGGCTCTCGGCCCGAGCCAGCCCCGACCTGAGAGTCAGGAGCCACAGAATGCCCCAGGTGCTAGTGTTCGGCACCGCCCTCAAA GTACAGCAGCTCCAGCAGGTGCCTGTCCCACATGTGTACTCCAGCCAGGTGCAGTACGTGGAGGGTGGCGATGCGAGCTACACAGCCAGTGCCAT CCGCTCTAGCACCTACCCCTACCCTGAGACGCCGATCTACACACAGCCAGCGGGTACCAGCTACTATGAGGCTTCAGGCACAGCTGCCCAGGTCAGCTCGCCGGCTACTTCCCAGACTGTGGCCAGCAGCGGCTCAGTGCCTATGTATGTGTCCGGGAGCCCGATTGTCGCCAGCTCCTCCAGCAGCGAGGCCGGGGCCAGCAACAGCAGCGTGGGTGCAGGGGCCAGCGGGGGAGGCGGCGGCAGTGGCGGCGGCAGTGGCGGCGGCGGCAGTGGAGCAGGCACCTACGTGATCCAAGGTGGCTACATGCTAGGCAACGCCAGCCAGTCTTACTCCCACACCACCCGTGCCTCACCAGCCACA GTGCAGTGGCTCCTGGATAACTACGAGACCGCCGAGGGCGTGAGCCTGCCGCGCAGCACCCTCTACTGCCACTACCTGCTGCACTGCCAGGAGCAGAAGCTGGAGCCGGTTAATGCAGCCTCGTTCGGCAAGCTTATCCGCTCGGTATTCATGGGTCTGCGCACGCGCCGTCTGGGCACCAG GGGCAACTCTAAATACCACTATTATGGTCTTCGGATCAAAGCCAGCTCACCCCTGCTGCGGCTGATGGAGGACCAGCAGCACATGGCCATGAGAGGCCAGCCATTCTCCCAGAAACAGAG GCTCAAGCCCATCCAGAAGATGGAGGGCGTGGCCAACGGTGTTGCCGTGGGGCAGCAGAGCACAGGGCTGTCAGACATCAGCGCCCAGGTGCAGCAGTACCAGCAGTTCCTGG ATGCTTCCAGGAGCCTCCCTGATTTCGCTGAGCTGGACCTCCAGGGCAAAGCGCTACCTGAGGGCATCGGCCCTGGGGATGTTAAGGCCTTCCAGGTCCTGTATCGGGAGCACTGTGAG GCCATTGTGGATGTCATGATAAACCTCCAGTTCACACTGGTGGAAACGCTGTGGAAGACCTTTTGGAGATATAACCTTAGCCAACCTAATGAGGCACCGCCACTGGCCGT GCATGATGAGGCAGAGAAGCGGCTGCCCAGGGCCAGTCTGGTGCTCCTGTCCAAGTTCCAGCCCGTGCTGCAGTGGACCAAGCACTGTGACAACGTGCTGTACCAGGGCCTGGTGGACATCCTCATCCCTGATGTGCTGCGGCCCATCCCCA GTGCCTTGACCCAAGCAATCCGGAACTTTGCCAAgagcctggagagctggctcaccCATGCCATGGTGAACATCCCTGAGGAGATGCTTCGGGTGAAG GTGGCAGCAGCTGGCGCCTTTGCACAGACGCTGCGGCGCTACACGTCGCTCAACCACCTGGCGCAGGCTGCGCGGGCCGTGCTGCAGAACACGGCCCAGATCAACCAGATGCTGAGTGACCTCAATCGAGTGGACTTTGCAAATGTGCAG GAGCAGGCCTCGTGGGTGTGCCGCTGCGAGGACCGTGTGGTGCAGCGTCTGGAGCAGGACTTCAAGGTGACGCTGCAGCAGCAGAACTCACTGGAGCAGTGGGCGGCCTGGCTGGATGGCGTCGTGAGCCAGGTGCTCAAGCCTTACCAGGGCAGTTCCGGCTTTCCCAAGGCGGCCAAGCTCTTCCTCCTCAAGTGGTCCTTCTACAG CTCCATGGTAATCCGGGACCTGACCCTGCGCAGTGCTGCCAGCTTCGGCTCCTTCCACCTCATCCGGCTGCTGTATGACGAGTACATGTACTACCTGATCGAGCATCGCGTAGCCCAGGCCAGGGGCGAGACACCGATCGCAGTCATGGGAGAGTTTGCAAACTTGGCCACTGCGCTGAATCCCTTGGACCCCGACAAAG acgaggaagaggaggaggaggaagagagtgaggaCGAGCTGCCACAAGACATCTCGCTGGCGGCTGGCAGTGAGTCCCCCGCGCTGGGCCCCGAAGCTCTGGAGCCACCTGCAAAGCTGGCGCGGACTGACACACGTAGCCTCTTCGTGCAGGCCCTGCCCTCCAGCTAA